From Solwaraspora sp. WMMD1047, the proteins below share one genomic window:
- a CDS encoding extracellular solute-binding protein, translating into MFGSVPTCAEDDMGWSRTRWVRLAAAGAAGVLLIGGCSGSGGSGGDGTVNLTIGFWGDFGLDELKGRYEAANPGVKITLNAGEYNAQHEDLQKKLIAGNGAPDIAAIDEGFIIQFRGQGDKFVNLLDKGAGSYQGNYLPWKWQQSLTTDGVQIGLGTDVGGLAMCYRTDLFEAAGLPTERDAVSALWPTWDTFIETGQRYVAATDKRFIDAATNIFNPVLGQQQVGFYDENNTLQMYGGPKVAFDVAAKAIAAGLSANLTAFQTDWNAGFVRGDFAVLACPAWMLGHIKNTAPDTEGKWDVAAIPGGGGNWGGSFLTVPKQGKHVDEAYQLLEWLIQPEQQIEIFKQVGNLPSQPALYEDPAIRDFVNPFFNNAPVGQIFTATAASLTPQYLGPKNGPTRVAVENVLNRLSDGDLEGDPNRAWAEALAEADRASKT; encoded by the coding sequence ATGTTCGGGAGCGTTCCCACCTGCGCGGAGGACGACATGGGATGGTCGAGGACCCGGTGGGTCCGACTCGCCGCCGCTGGCGCGGCCGGCGTGCTTCTGATCGGTGGCTGCAGCGGCAGCGGCGGAAGTGGCGGCGACGGCACGGTCAACCTCACCATCGGGTTCTGGGGCGACTTCGGCCTGGACGAGCTGAAGGGCAGGTACGAGGCGGCCAACCCGGGCGTCAAGATCACCCTGAACGCCGGTGAGTACAACGCCCAGCACGAGGACCTGCAGAAGAAGCTCATCGCCGGAAACGGGGCGCCGGACATCGCGGCGATCGACGAGGGCTTCATCATCCAGTTCCGCGGCCAGGGCGACAAGTTCGTCAACCTGCTGGACAAGGGCGCCGGCAGCTACCAGGGCAACTACCTGCCCTGGAAGTGGCAGCAGAGCCTGACCACCGACGGGGTTCAGATCGGCCTCGGCACCGACGTCGGCGGCCTGGCCATGTGCTACCGCACCGACCTGTTCGAAGCGGCCGGCCTGCCGACCGAGCGGGACGCCGTCTCGGCCCTCTGGCCGACCTGGGACACGTTCATCGAGACCGGCCAGCGGTATGTGGCGGCCACCGACAAGAGGTTCATCGACGCGGCGACGAACATCTTCAACCCGGTCCTCGGCCAGCAGCAGGTCGGCTTCTACGACGAGAACAACACCCTGCAGATGTACGGCGGACCGAAGGTCGCCTTCGACGTGGCCGCCAAGGCGATCGCGGCCGGCCTGTCGGCGAACCTGACCGCCTTCCAGACCGACTGGAACGCCGGCTTCGTCCGCGGCGACTTCGCGGTGCTCGCCTGCCCGGCGTGGATGCTCGGGCACATCAAGAACACCGCGCCCGACACCGAGGGCAAGTGGGACGTCGCCGCGATCCCCGGTGGCGGCGGCAACTGGGGCGGGTCGTTCCTGACCGTGCCGAAGCAGGGCAAGCACGTCGACGAGGCGTACCAGCTGCTGGAGTGGTTGATCCAGCCCGAACAGCAGATCGAGATCTTCAAGCAGGTCGGCAACCTGCCCTCCCAGCCGGCCCTCTATGAGGACCCCGCGATCCGCGACTTCGTCAACCCGTTCTTCAACAACGCCCCGGTCGGCCAGATCTTCACCGCGACCGCGGCCAGCCTGACCCCGCAGTACCTCGGGCCGAAGAACGGTCCGACCCGGGTGGCGGTCGAGAACGTGCTGAACCGGCTCTCCGACGGAGATCTCGAAGGCGATCCCAACCGGGCCTGGGCCGAGGCCCTGGCAGAGGCGGACCGGGCGTCGAAGACGTGA
- a CDS encoding sugar ABC transporter permease — protein MTGGTALRPSRGAGSTGGSPRPGGRNPHRWRDRLHRFDLRYTPYLLVAPFFLLFAVFGLIPIIFNAVVALRTWRLDNQDANGWAGLENFDRLLTDDRFWNALLNTFGIFVLSTVPQLFLAIVIASLLNRQLRAQTWFRVGVLLPYITPITASTLLFSVFFASGENGTANWLLGLVGINEQDPLNWRSAKWSSWLAIAVMVNWKWIGYNALLYLAAMQAIPRDIYEAAAVDGAGAWRQLWRITVPMIRPVVIFTVVLSTIGGLQLFTEPMLFEPNAQQALGGANGEWQTIAQYIYRVGWKELNLGYAAALSWALFLIIVIVAAVNALITNRLGGGRR, from the coding sequence GTGACCGGCGGGACAGCGCTCCGGCCCAGCCGCGGCGCCGGGTCCACCGGTGGTTCGCCGCGGCCGGGCGGCCGGAATCCGCACCGCTGGCGCGACCGGCTGCACCGCTTCGACCTGCGCTACACCCCGTACCTGCTGGTCGCGCCGTTCTTCCTGCTCTTCGCCGTCTTCGGGCTGATCCCGATCATCTTCAACGCCGTGGTGGCGCTGCGGACCTGGCGGCTGGACAACCAGGACGCCAACGGCTGGGCCGGCCTGGAGAACTTCGACCGCCTGCTCACCGACGACCGGTTCTGGAACGCGTTGCTGAACACGTTCGGGATCTTCGTGCTCTCGACCGTGCCGCAGCTGTTCCTGGCGATCGTGATCGCCTCCCTGCTCAACCGGCAGCTGCGGGCACAGACCTGGTTCCGGGTCGGCGTGCTGCTGCCCTACATCACCCCGATCACCGCCTCCACGCTGCTCTTCTCGGTCTTCTTCGCCAGCGGCGAGAACGGCACCGCCAACTGGCTGCTCGGCCTGGTCGGCATCAACGAGCAGGACCCGCTCAACTGGCGCAGCGCCAAGTGGTCGTCCTGGCTGGCCATCGCGGTGATGGTCAACTGGAAGTGGATCGGCTACAACGCGCTGCTCTACCTCGCCGCCATGCAGGCGATCCCGCGCGACATCTACGAGGCGGCGGCCGTCGACGGCGCCGGCGCCTGGCGACAGCTCTGGCGGATCACCGTGCCGATGATCCGGCCGGTGGTGATCTTCACGGTGGTGCTCTCCACCATCGGCGGGCTGCAGCTGTTCACCGAGCCGATGCTCTTCGAACCCAACGCCCAACAGGCCCTCGGCGGCGCCAACGGCGAGTGGCAGACCATCGCCCAGTACATCTACCGGGTCGGCTGGAAGGAGCTCAACCTCGGCTACGCGGCCGCGCTCTCCTGGGCGCTGTTCCTGATCATCGTGATCGTGGCGGCGGTCAACGCCCTGATCACCAACCGGCTCGGAGGAGGGCGCAGATGA
- a CDS encoding carbohydrate ABC transporter permease translates to MTAVLSQPPAGDPPPTRPPVRRTRPALLGRAPQNTPGSVWNYLFLSIVILFSAFPIYWMFVIATSTDAALAHIPPVIVPGDQLATNLREVFGLQDVYFLQSLANSAIVSTIVTASVLFFCSLAGFAFAKLRFRARNALMIIVILTITVPNQLGVVALYIVMGYLPGREGGWNGTLLAVIAPGLVTAFGVFYMRQFILDAVPDELVEAGRVDGATTMRIYWSVVLPAIRPALAVLGLLTFVAIWNDFQWPLITLGGSDYPTSMVALSDLASGNYVLYRRVLAGAFVATIPLIVMLVIGGRQIVRGIMEGAVKS, encoded by the coding sequence ATGACCGCCGTGCTGTCCCAGCCGCCCGCGGGCGACCCGCCCCCGACCCGACCGCCCGTCCGCCGGACCCGGCCGGCGCTGCTCGGCCGCGCCCCGCAGAACACCCCGGGCAGTGTCTGGAACTACCTCTTCCTCTCGATCGTCATCCTCTTCTCGGCGTTCCCGATCTACTGGATGTTCGTCATCGCCACCAGCACCGACGCGGCGCTGGCGCACATCCCGCCGGTGATCGTCCCCGGTGACCAGCTCGCCACCAACCTGCGCGAGGTCTTCGGGCTGCAGGACGTGTACTTCCTCCAGTCGCTGGCCAACAGCGCCATCGTCTCGACGATCGTCACCGCGTCCGTGCTCTTCTTCTGCTCGCTGGCCGGGTTCGCCTTCGCCAAGCTGCGGTTCCGGGCCCGGAACGCCCTGATGATCATCGTGATCCTCACCATCACCGTGCCGAACCAGCTCGGCGTGGTGGCCCTCTACATCGTGATGGGATACCTGCCCGGCCGCGAGGGCGGCTGGAACGGCACCCTGCTCGCGGTGATCGCACCCGGTCTGGTCACCGCCTTCGGCGTCTTCTACATGCGACAGTTCATCCTCGACGCGGTCCCCGACGAGCTGGTCGAGGCCGGCCGGGTCGACGGCGCCACCACGATGCGGATCTACTGGAGCGTGGTGCTGCCGGCCATCCGGCCGGCGCTGGCCGTGCTCGGACTGCTCACCTTCGTCGCCATCTGGAACGACTTCCAGTGGCCACTGATCACCCTCGGCGGCTCCGACTATCCCACCTCGATGGTTGCCCTCTCCGACCTCGCCAGCGGAAACTACGTGCTCTACCGCCGGGTGCTGGCGGGAGCTTTCGTGGCCACCATCCCACTGATCGTCATGCTCGTCATCGGTGGCCGGCAGATCGTCCGAGGAATCATGGAAGGCGCGGTGAAGTCATGA
- a CDS encoding glycoside hydrolase family 2 TIM barrel-domain containing protein, giving the protein MTATHHRPLHDGWSLWAVPGPQVPPAVAGVRIPATVPGCVHTDLLAAGLIPDPHLDDNELAMAWIGRTDWVYTTSFGWDGTDASRVDLVCAGLDTVATVTLNGRLVGRTANMHRGYRYDVRDLLRVGDNVLRVRFESAYRYAERLRDQLGDRPSTYPQPFNFIRKMACHFGWDWGPTLVTAGIWQEIGLHAWSVARLAEVRPLVTVVDGVGRAEVHLDVERAVDEPLRVTATVAGVRAEAVIEAGQRTAVLTVVVPEPRLWWPRGHGDQARYPLTVTLATTADGPAGPAGTVVDGWERPVGFRSVRLDTAPDEHGTAYTLHVNEKPIFVRGVNWIPDDTFVTRITRRRLAERFAQACDANVNLLRIWGGGRYESADFYELADELGLLVQQDFLFACAAYPEEEPFRSEVEAEAAEQVVRLARHPSLVLWNGNNENIWGFEGWGWREQLGDRTWGAGYYFDLLPAIVARLDPTRPYWPGSPWSGRHDLDPNDPAHGNTHIWDVWNTDDYLRYRDYRPRFVAEFGFQGPAAYPTLRRALTDDPLTPDSPGITHHQKAADGGGKLLRGLAPHLPTPRDFDDWHYLTQLNQARAISVGVEHFRSQRPVCMGTIVWQLNDCWPVTSWSAVDFDGRRKPLWYALRRSYADRLITIAPADDGLALVAVNDTDAEWTPRVEVARLTLAGEPRASTVLTVTVPPGSVRTVGLPADLTVPDDPRRELIVAEPAETGTRCCWFFAEDRDVAYPPADFDATVEPTAGGALVRVTARSVLRDLVLYPDRLDPTAVVDEAMVTLLPGQTATFTVRAAGPLPSEPLTRRPVLRCVNDVGTD; this is encoded by the coding sequence GTGACCGCGACCCACCACCGGCCGCTGCACGACGGCTGGTCGCTGTGGGCCGTACCCGGTCCGCAGGTCCCGCCGGCCGTCGCCGGCGTCCGGATCCCGGCCACCGTTCCCGGTTGCGTGCACACCGACCTGCTCGCCGCCGGGCTGATCCCGGACCCGCACCTCGACGACAACGAGCTGGCGATGGCCTGGATCGGCCGCACCGACTGGGTCTACACCACCAGCTTCGGCTGGGACGGCACCGACGCGTCCCGGGTCGACCTGGTCTGCGCCGGCCTGGACACCGTCGCCACCGTCACCCTCAACGGCCGGCTGGTCGGCCGGACCGCCAACATGCACCGGGGCTACCGGTACGACGTCCGCGACCTGCTGCGGGTCGGCGACAACGTGCTGCGGGTCCGCTTCGAGTCCGCCTACCGGTACGCCGAACGCCTCCGCGACCAGCTCGGCGACCGGCCGAGCACCTACCCACAGCCGTTCAACTTCATCCGGAAGATGGCCTGCCACTTCGGCTGGGACTGGGGTCCCACCCTGGTCACCGCCGGCATCTGGCAGGAGATCGGCCTGCACGCCTGGTCGGTGGCGCGGCTGGCCGAGGTGCGCCCGCTGGTCACCGTCGTCGACGGGGTCGGCCGGGCCGAGGTGCACCTCGACGTCGAGCGGGCCGTCGACGAGCCGCTGCGGGTCACCGCGACGGTGGCCGGGGTCCGCGCCGAGGCGGTGATCGAGGCCGGGCAGCGGACGGCGGTGCTGACCGTCGTCGTACCCGAACCGAGGTTGTGGTGGCCGCGCGGCCACGGTGACCAGGCCCGGTATCCGCTGACGGTGACCCTGGCCACCACGGCCGACGGGCCCGCCGGCCCGGCCGGCACGGTCGTCGACGGCTGGGAGCGACCCGTCGGATTCCGGTCGGTCCGCCTGGACACCGCCCCCGACGAGCACGGCACCGCCTACACCCTGCACGTCAACGAGAAGCCGATCTTCGTACGCGGAGTCAACTGGATCCCCGACGACACCTTCGTCACCCGGATCACCCGGCGGCGGCTCGCCGAACGGTTCGCCCAGGCCTGCGACGCCAACGTCAACCTGCTGCGGATCTGGGGCGGCGGCCGGTACGAGTCGGCCGACTTCTACGAGCTCGCCGACGAGCTGGGGCTGCTGGTCCAGCAGGACTTCCTGTTCGCCTGCGCGGCGTACCCGGAGGAGGAGCCGTTCCGTTCCGAGGTGGAGGCGGAGGCCGCCGAGCAGGTGGTCCGGCTCGCCCGACACCCGAGCCTGGTGCTCTGGAACGGCAACAACGAGAACATCTGGGGCTTCGAGGGCTGGGGCTGGCGGGAGCAGCTGGGCGACCGGACCTGGGGCGCCGGCTACTACTTCGACCTGCTTCCGGCGATCGTCGCCCGGCTCGACCCGACCCGGCCCTACTGGCCGGGCAGCCCGTGGTCCGGCCGGCACGACCTGGACCCGAACGACCCGGCGCACGGCAACACGCACATCTGGGACGTCTGGAACACCGACGACTACCTGCGTTACCGCGACTACCGACCCCGGTTCGTCGCCGAGTTCGGCTTCCAGGGGCCGGCGGCGTACCCGACGCTGCGCCGGGCGCTCACCGACGACCCGCTCACCCCGGACTCGCCCGGCATCACCCACCACCAGAAGGCCGCCGACGGCGGCGGCAAACTGCTGCGCGGCCTGGCGCCACACCTGCCGACGCCGCGCGACTTCGACGACTGGCACTACCTGACCCAGCTCAACCAGGCCCGGGCGATAAGCGTCGGCGTCGAGCACTTCCGGTCGCAGCGCCCGGTCTGCATGGGCACCATCGTCTGGCAGCTCAACGACTGCTGGCCGGTCACCTCCTGGTCCGCGGTCGACTTCGACGGCCGTCGCAAACCCCTCTGGTACGCGCTGCGCCGCAGCTACGCCGACCGGCTGATCACCATTGCGCCCGCCGACGACGGGCTCGCCCTGGTCGCGGTGAACGACACCGACGCCGAGTGGACGCCCCGGGTGGAGGTCGCCCGACTGACCCTGGCCGGCGAGCCGCGGGCCAGCACGGTGCTGACGGTGACCGTGCCGCCCGGCTCGGTGCGGACCGTCGGGCTGCCCGCCGACCTCACCGTCCCGGACGATCCGCGCCGGGAGCTGATCGTGGCGGAGCCGGCGGAGACCGGCACCCGGTGCTGCTGGTTCTTCGCCGAGGACCGCGACGTCGCGTACCCGCCGGCGGACTTCGACGCCACCGTGGAGCCGACCGCGGGCGGCGCGTTGGTCCGGGTCACCGCCCGGTCCGTGCTGCGCGACCTGGTCCTGTATCCCGACCGGCTGGACCCGACCGCGGTGGTCGACGAGGCGATGGTGACCCTGCTGCCGGGCCAGACGGCGACCTTCACCGTCCGGGCCGCCGGTCCGCTGCCGTCCGAGCCGCTGACCCGGCGGCCGGTGCTGCGCTGTGTCAACGACGTGGGAACCGACTGA